From the genome of Paraburkholderia sp. BL10I2N1:
GATCGGAACCACGGTGTATCTGATGCCCCCTTACATTCTCGATGACGAAGAACTCGCGCTGCTTGCGTCGCGCACTCGCGAAACCTTCGAAGCCACGCTCGCGGAGGCCCGCTAATGCATCTGCTCGACACACTCACTGAAGGTCTCAAAGAAATCGACGAACGCGGCCTGCGCCGTCGCCGCCGTATCGCCGACACGCCGTGCGCCGCACACATGACGGTCGACGGCCGCGCGATGATCGGCTTTGCGAGCAACGACTATCTCGGCCTCGCCGCGCATCCGCAGCTCATCGAAGCGATCGCCGAAGGCGCGCGCCTGTATGGCGCGGGCAGCGGCGGTTCGCATCTGCTCGGCGGCCACTCGCGCGCGCACGCGCAACTCGAGGACGATCTCGCGGAGTTCACCGGCGGCTTCGTGGACGCGCCGCGCGCGCTCTACTTCAGCACCGGCTACATGGCCAATCTCGCGACGCTCACCGCGCTCGCGGGCCGCGGCACGACGCTCTTCTCCGACGCGCTGAATCACGCGTCGCTGATCGACGGCGCGCGCCTGTCCCGTGCCGACGTGCAGATCTATCCGCACTGCGATACGGAAGCGCTGAGCGCGATGCTCGACGCGTCGGATGCGGACGTGAAGGTGATCGTCTCCGATACCGTGTTCAGCATGGACGGCGACATCGCCCCGCTGCCGCGTCTGCTCGAACTCGCGGAAC
Proteins encoded in this window:
- the bioF gene encoding 8-amino-7-oxononanoate synthase; translation: MHLLDTLTEGLKEIDERGLRRRRRIADTPCAAHMTVDGRAMIGFASNDYLGLAAHPQLIEAIAEGARLYGAGSGGSHLLGGHSRAHAQLEDDLAEFTGGFVDAPRALYFSTGYMANLATLTALAGRGTTLFSDALNHASLIDGARLSRADVQIYPHCDTEALSAMLDASDADVKVIVSDTVFSMDGDIAPLPRLLELAERHGAWLIVDDAHGFGVLGPQGRGAIAAAALRSPNLISIGTLGKAAGVSGAFVAAHATVIEWLVQRARPYIFTTASVPAAAHAVSASLRIIGGDEGDVRRAHLQQLIERTRAMLKATPWLPVDSHTAVQPLIIGANDATLDIAATLDRAGLWVPAIRPPTVPAGTSRLRISLSAAHSQADLDRLEAGLQQLGAKAA